A single window of Dendropsophus ebraccatus isolate aDenEbr1 chromosome 5, aDenEbr1.pat, whole genome shotgun sequence DNA harbors:
- the LOC138794103 gene encoding odorant receptor 131-2-like has product MNITSGDPYVTFANTKAYGYLKVVFFALTSLFFSFFMYFIVVLLMVYFTTPHVQENARYILFAHMLINDTLYLILGLLLSVIYTNLIYIPMPVCYVMVTLATTTFTVTPYNLAVMALERYIAIGFPLRHVMVCTARRSYFVIAAMWFVGLLPNIADFIVLLVSVEKSFFLQDLLCRQESLIVQPLQATLRFFSYISSLVLVALVILFTYIRVIVIARKTNSIRSSASKAGRTLMLHAVQLLLCLLSLTASITESYKGEYVIVLTVFNFLIFMCLPRLLSPLIYGIRDDVFSKCIRKINPESPLISIQNFSGLDLELMMLQHPR; this is encoded by the coding sequence ATGAATATAACCAGTGGTGATCCATATGTGACCTTTGCAAATACCAAGGCATACGGGTACCTAAAGGTAGTATTTTTTGCCCTAACCAGcttattcttctccttcttcatGTACTTCATAGTTGTCCTGCTGATGGTCTACTTCACCACTCCTCACGTCCAGGAGAACGCTCGATACATCCTCTTTGCCCACATGCTCATCAATGATACCTTGTATCTCATCCTGGGACTCCTTCTTTCTGTGATCTATACAAATCTCATATACATCCCCATGCCCGTCTGCTATGTCATGGTCACTCTTGCGACTACAACCTTTACGGTCACTCCCTATAACCTTGCCGTCATGGCCTTGGAGCGTTACATAGCCATTGGCTTCCCGTTGAGGCATGTCATGGTTTGTACGGCTCGAAGATCTTATTTTGTCATTGCCGCCATGTGGTTTGTCGGACTACTCCCTAACATTGCTGATTTTATTGTCTTGCTTGTCTCCGTTGAGAAGAGTTTTTTCCTTCAAGATCTACTATGCAGACAGGAGTCCCTGATAGTGCAGCCTCTACAGGCCACCTTAAGGTTCTTCTCCTACATCAGTAGTCTTGTTTTGGTGGCTCTTGTTATTCTTTTCACCTACATCAGAGTCATTGTCATAGCTCGGAAAACGAATTCCATAAGATCTTCCGCTTCCAAGGCTGGAAGAACCCTGATGCTCCATGCCGTCCAACTCCTACTGTGTCTACTGTCTCTGACAGCCTCCATCACAGAGTCCTACAAGGGAGAGTATGTCATTGTTCTGACGGTCTTCAATTTCTTGATCTTCATGTGTTTGCCGCGGCTCCTCAGCCCTCTCATCTACGGGATTAGAGATGATGTGTTCAGCAAATGCATTAGGAAGAT